The DNA window CCGCCGCGGCGATCGGTTCGTCCAGCCGGATGGCGTTGCTGGAATGGGGAATGCTGTCGGTACTGACAACGAGGCCTGCGCCGGCCCGATACAGGGATTCGAACGCGTCGCCGACGAACAGCGGATGGATCACCACGCAAATCGCCGGTTCGCACCTGCCGTGCAGATGCTCGAGTACCGCGCACATGGTTTTTCCCGTGGAGACGATGTCGTCGACCAGGACCGGAGTGCGGCCGCGCAGCCTCCGAACGTCGGGCAGGCTGACTTCGACGTCCGTGGGCCCATGCCGTACCTTGCGCAGCAGCTCGTACGAAGCGCCCGCTGCGGATGCCATGCGCTCCACCCACTGCGCACTCTCTTCATCCGGGCCGATCAGCAGCGGCTGTTCGACATGATCGCGAATCCAACCGGCGATCGGCGCGGCCGCGGAAACGCAATCGGCCGGTATCCGGAACACGCGGCCCAGCGCCTTGATGCGGTGCAGATGCGGATCGACGGTGACCAGCCAGTCGACGCTCTCGTCGAGGAACCGCGCGAACGCCCTGGCGCTGACGGCTTCGCCGGGATGGAACCGGCGGTCCTGGCGCATGTAGGCGAGATAAGGGGCGACCAGGCCGACGCTGCGCGCGCCCAGCTCGCGGGCGGTATCCGCCGCGAACCGCAACGCAAGCGCTTTGTCGTCGGGCCGGTTGAGGCTGGCGACCAGTACCACGTCGGCGCCGTCCACCGACGGGTCGATCGCTATCAGCGATTCGGCGTCGGGGAAGCGGGTCCACCGCAGCGTACCGACCCGGGCGCCCAGCCGCGTGGCCAAGGCGGTCGCCAAGGGCCCGTCGTCCGCCAGCGGCAACAATACGGCGCTCATTCCGGGCCGCTCCGGATCGCGAGGATATCCGCGTGGCCGGCGGCATAGTTCAGCGCATAGGCCAGTTCGCCTTCGGCCTCGGCATGGACCACGAACAACGGAGCTCCGGTGTCGATCGGGTCGCCTTCGCGCAGGGTGCAGACCACGCCAGCGGTCGGATCGTTCGGCGCGCCGGCCAATTTGGCGACCCTGGCCAGCAGGCGGTTGTTGATGCAGGCGACCCGCCCGGTCGTGGGGGATACGAACGCCCTGGCGAAACGCGCTTTGCCCGGTTCGCGAAAGCCGCCTTGCGCTTCGCAGATGGCCATGAACTTTTCCAATGCGGCGCCCGAATCCAGAGCCACCGTCGCCGCTTCCCGACCTCGCCCGGGGCGCGATTCCGGTAGCAGCTCCAATACCGCTCCGGCGATGTCCAGCGCCCGCTCGCGCAAATCGCGCGGCGCGTCGGGCGCACAGCGCAGCACCGCCAATACGTCCCGGGCTTCGAGTGCGGGACCGATGCCCCAGCCCACCGGTTGCCGACCGTCCGACAGGCGGATGCCGACCCGCAACCCCATCGCTTCGCCCACCAGCGTGAGTCGGCGGGCGATCGCATCGGCCGCGGCCGGTGTGCGGATCTTGGCCGTCGCGCCGACCGGAATGTCGATCAACACATGAGTCGAGCCGGCCGCCGCCTTCTTGGACAAGATACTGGCGACCATCTGTCCACCGCTGTCGATGTCGAGCGGGCGTTCGACCTGGATGAACATGTCGTCGGCCGGGCTCAGGCGTATCCGACCGCCCGACGCCAAGCAACCGCCTTCCCGCTCCACCACCCGGCGCAGTTCGCCCAGGTTGAGATCCACCGCGGTCATCGTCGCCATCACGTCGGCCGTGCCCGCCGGCGAGGTGATCGCGCGCGAGGATGTCTTGGGAATGCGATACCCCAGCGCCGCAACGATGGAGACGAT is part of the Lysobacter firmicutimachus genome and encodes:
- a CDS encoding ribose-phosphate diphosphokinase; translated protein: MSAVLLPLADDGPLATALATRLGARVGTLRWTRFPDAESLIAIDPSVDGADVVLVASLNRPDDKALALRFAADTARELGARSVGLVAPYLAYMRQDRRFHPGEAVSARAFARFLDESVDWLVTVDPHLHRIKALGRVFRIPADCVSAAAPIAGWIRDHVEQPLLIGPDEESAQWVERMASAAGASYELLRKVRHGPTDVEVSLPDVRRLRGRTPVLVDDIVSTGKTMCAVLEHLHGRCEPAICVVIHPLFVGDAFESLYRAGAGLVVSTDSIPHSSNAIRLDEPIAAAVAARLAATSIEIGP
- a CDS encoding thymidine phosphorylase family protein, giving the protein MRRAGIDTYRQPVLYLHRDCPVCRAEGFAALTRVRIGSGGRDTVAVLNVVTGDWLGAHEAALSEAAWQALRPEPGALAEFAHADPAESCSLLRAKVYGARLGEQDFAAVLRDVLAARLSDIELAAFVTACAGDRMDLDECIALTRAMVAVGDRLDWGAGPVLDKHCVGGLPGNRTTPIIVSIVAALGYRIPKTSSRAITSPAGTADVMATMTAVDLNLGELRRVVEREGGCLASGGRIRLSPADDMFIQVERPLDIDSGGQMVASILSKKAAAGSTHVLIDIPVGATAKIRTPAAADAIARRLTLVGEAMGLRVGIRLSDGRQPVGWGIGPALEARDVLAVLRCAPDAPRDLRERALDIAGAVLELLPESRPGRGREAATVALDSGAALEKFMAICEAQGGFREPGKARFARAFVSPTTGRVACINNRLLARVAKLAGAPNDPTAGVVCTLREGDPIDTGAPLFVVHAEAEGELAYALNYAAGHADILAIRSGPE